One genomic region from Candidatus Chlorobium masyuteum encodes:
- a CDS encoding diacylglycerol/lipid kinase family protein: protein MTNRSRYLFIFNPAADKGRASRKSEWLEALVTASQESVLVRTTHAGHAGVIARAEHRQSTSIISCGGDGTLHEVVNAVAGEGCTVGVLPFGSGNDFIKTLNPDRRQRRGISHFFDSVSREVDLGRVAFANSDNRFFINSLGIGFTGRVAKSVKGAPWLKGELAYLYALLTVLAGYSAPKMKISITLENSVLELDEPVFAFSVSNGKVEGGKFRIAPHAEITDGLLDVCILRGITKLEFFPYVFKYLNGTQINDPKVIYCKAKAVDVTLTEPDVMHMDGEVYDDIHGRVAISVLPNGITMLCDLLEDSEPKKA from the coding sequence ATGACAAACCGTTCCCGTTACCTTTTTATTTTCAATCCCGCGGCTGACAAGGGCCGGGCCTCCCGAAAGTCAGAATGGCTTGAAGCCCTTGTGACTGCAAGTCAGGAGTCCGTTTTGGTCAGGACCACTCATGCAGGCCATGCAGGAGTGATTGCCCGGGCCGAACACCGTCAGAGTACCAGCATCATTTCCTGCGGTGGTGACGGTACGCTTCATGAAGTAGTCAATGCTGTTGCCGGCGAAGGGTGTACGGTCGGGGTATTGCCCTTCGGCTCGGGTAATGATTTTATCAAAACCCTGAATCCTGACAGGAGGCAGCGGCGTGGTATCAGCCATTTTTTTGATTCCGTTAGCCGGGAGGTTGATCTCGGCAGAGTGGCATTCGCAAATTCTGATAACCGTTTTTTCATCAACTCCCTCGGTATCGGTTTTACCGGCAGGGTTGCCAAAAGTGTCAAGGGTGCGCCCTGGCTGAAAGGAGAGCTTGCCTACCTCTATGCGCTTTTGACAGTGCTTGCAGGCTATTCGGCACCGAAAATGAAGATTTCCATCACGCTTGAAAACTCTGTTCTGGAGCTTGATGAGCCGGTTTTTGCTTTTTCGGTTTCGAATGGTAAAGTTGAGGGCGGGAAGTTCCGGATTGCACCTCATGCCGAAATCACGGATGGTTTGCTGGATGTGTGTATTCTCAGGGGGATCACGAAACTCGAGTTTTTCCCCTACGTGTTCAAATACCTCAACGGAACACAGATCAACGATCCTAAAGTGATTTACTGCAAGGCGAAAGCTGTTGACGTCACCCTGACGGAACCCGATGTCATGCATATGGACGGGGAGGTCTATGATGACATTCATGGCAGGGTTGCCATATCGGTCCTACCAAATGGCATTACGATGCTCTGTGACCTTTTAGAGGACTCTGAGCCAAAAAAAGCGTAA